A DNA window from Candidatus Nanopelagicales bacterium contains the following coding sequences:
- a CDS encoding DUF47 family protein, with amino-acid sequence MKNGRGRWFLPQTPDVIGMLQRQVELTAEGMAAFAAWAAGEADRANEVREAEHACDEVRRTLVDAVREAFTTPLEPEDLFQLSHDLDRVINGAKNTVRESEAMAFPPDQASAEMAVLLAEGVQHLRAAFDHLDGKKDKSGTLATDAASAAVKSQRRLERVYRQAMNVLSESTDMRVVIGSRELYRRMSSMSDDVVSVAERVWYSRVKES; translated from the coding sequence ATGAAGAACGGGCGCGGCCGCTGGTTCCTGCCGCAGACACCGGACGTCATCGGGATGCTGCAGCGGCAGGTGGAGCTGACCGCCGAGGGCATGGCGGCCTTCGCGGCCTGGGCGGCGGGGGAGGCGGACCGGGCGAACGAGGTGCGCGAGGCCGAGCACGCCTGCGACGAGGTCCGCCGGACACTCGTGGACGCCGTACGCGAGGCCTTCACGACGCCGCTGGAGCCGGAGGACCTCTTCCAGCTCAGCCACGACCTGGACCGGGTGATCAACGGCGCGAAGAACACGGTGCGGGAGTCCGAGGCGATGGCCTTCCCCCCGGACCAGGCGTCCGCGGAGATGGCCGTGCTGCTCGCGGAGGGGGTGCAGCACCTGCGGGCCGCGTTCGACCATCTCGACGGCAAGAAGGACAAGTCCGGGACGCTGGCCACCGATGCGGCGTCGGCCGCGGTCAAGAGCCAGCGGCGGCTGGAGCGCGTCTACCGGCAGGCGATGAACGTGCTCTCGGAGAGTACGGACATGCGGGTGGTGATCGGCAGCCGCGAGCTGTACCGGCGGATGTCGTCCATGTCCGACGACGTGGTGTCGGTGGCCGAGCGGGTCTGGTACTCCCGGGTCAAGGAGTCCTGA
- a CDS encoding inorganic phosphate transporter — protein sequence MDVGLIIAIGLAVAFALTNGFHDASNAIATLVATRGATPGQAVSLSAVFNMAGAILLGTAVADTIGGIVTVPDSQMVVVVGSGLFGATAWNLITWRMGLPSSSGHALVGGLVGAAIADGILSGYGGLQSVNWGGFDGWHPDGVIGTLVALFISPPLGFLCAFLLLRLLRVASRRWTQRWRGPVDGGGWVAASALSFSHGGNDAQKAMGVIAVLLLATGKTSELVVPLWVKVVTGLALTLGTALGGWRIVKTIGRRIFSLTPIDSFASQTSSASVIFGASLIGAPVSTTQVVASSVVGIGAGRRRWRHVRWEIVREMGIAWLTTMPAAAALAVAVLLVWRLV from the coding sequence GTGGACGTCGGGCTCATCATCGCCATCGGGCTCGCGGTGGCGTTCGCCCTGACCAACGGGTTCCACGACGCGTCCAACGCCATTGCCACGCTGGTGGCGACCCGGGGTGCGACGCCGGGGCAGGCGGTCAGCCTGTCCGCCGTCTTCAACATGGCCGGCGCGATCCTGCTGGGGACCGCCGTCGCGGACACCATCGGCGGCATCGTCACGGTGCCGGACTCCCAGATGGTCGTGGTCGTCGGCTCCGGCCTGTTCGGCGCCACTGCGTGGAACCTCATCACCTGGCGGATGGGCCTGCCGTCGTCGTCCGGGCACGCCCTGGTCGGCGGCCTGGTCGGGGCGGCCATCGCCGACGGCATCCTGTCCGGGTACGGCGGGCTGCAGTCGGTCAACTGGGGCGGGTTCGACGGCTGGCACCCCGACGGGGTCATCGGCACCCTCGTAGCCCTGTTCATCTCACCGCCGCTGGGGTTCCTGTGCGCGTTCCTGCTGCTGCGGCTGCTCCGGGTGGCGTCGCGCCGGTGGACCCAGCGATGGCGCGGCCCGGTCGACGGGGGCGGCTGGGTGGCCGCATCGGCACTGTCGTTCAGCCACGGCGGCAACGATGCGCAGAAGGCCATGGGTGTCATCGCTGTCCTGCTGCTGGCGACCGGCAAGACGTCCGAGCTCGTCGTCCCGCTGTGGGTCAAGGTCGTGACCGGGTTGGCCCTCACGCTCGGGACCGCGCTGGGCGGGTGGCGAATCGTGAAGACCATCGGGCGGCGGATCTTCTCGCTCACCCCGATCGACTCCTTCGCCAGCCAGACCTCGTCGGCGTCAGTCATCTTCGGCGCGTCACTCATCGGAGCACCGGTGAGCACGACCCAGGTGGTGGCGTCCTCCGTGGTCGGGATCGGCGCGGGCCGACGCCGGTGGCGGCACGTGCGGTGGGAGATCGTGCGCGAGATGGGCATCGCCTGGCTGACGACGATGCCCGCGGCGGCGGCGCTGGCCGTCGCCGTCCTGCTGGTATGGAGGCTGGTGTGA
- a CDS encoding sulfite exporter TauE/SafE family protein yields MALTSRDAGARSTTRVTGMTCRTCESRVEKAVGRIPGVESSRASSARGRVEVVWAGTPDLEAVAAAVAGSGYAVGRPSWLNRDRAVWLTAGVAVLTVAALAVVAQALGWSRLSSGVGDLEAGGLGVVLLLGLAAGVSSCMALTGGLVLAVSAAHTARMARLHPDATPGTLQRLRPVIVFNIGRVVGFAALGAILGALGASLTIPTEVLAVMMLVVAVVMGVLGVRLTELSPRIAGWSPTLPSSWSRRLRLQDKAERGYSDLRTALLGTATFFLPCGFTQAAQIFALSTGSPAYAAAVMGTFALGTAPGLLTLGGLPELLPAGRRVPVLRGLGVLVLLFAFLNAAAGLRLAGIDPLHPFGDPAVAGATTVTSNVEVTPTQQVLHTQQVTDGYLPVQSVVYAGLPIRWVVDSYDPQSCAIALRSPALGVSVNLVKGPNVIELPALEPGRVAFSCSMGMYGGYITVIPRPEA; encoded by the coding sequence GTGGCCCTGACCTCGAGGGACGCCGGGGCGCGTTCCACGACCCGCGTGACCGGCATGACGTGCCGGACGTGTGAGTCCCGGGTGGAGAAGGCCGTCGGGCGGATTCCCGGCGTGGAGAGTTCCCGCGCCTCCTCCGCGAGGGGCCGCGTCGAGGTGGTGTGGGCGGGTACCCCCGACCTCGAGGCCGTCGCGGCGGCCGTGGCCGGATCCGGCTACGCCGTCGGCCGACCGTCCTGGCTGAACCGGGACCGGGCCGTCTGGCTCACCGCGGGGGTGGCCGTCCTCACGGTCGCCGCGCTCGCGGTCGTGGCGCAGGCGCTCGGCTGGTCCCGGCTGTCCAGCGGGGTCGGCGACCTCGAGGCGGGCGGCCTGGGCGTCGTGCTGCTGCTCGGTCTGGCAGCGGGCGTCTCGAGCTGCATGGCGCTCACCGGCGGACTCGTGCTGGCGGTCTCGGCTGCGCACACCGCACGGATGGCGCGCCTGCACCCCGATGCGACCCCCGGCACGTTGCAGCGGCTGCGACCGGTGATCGTGTTCAACATCGGCCGCGTCGTCGGCTTCGCCGCTCTCGGCGCGATCCTGGGGGCGCTCGGCGCGAGCCTCACCATCCCCACCGAGGTCCTGGCCGTGATGATGCTCGTCGTCGCGGTGGTCATGGGCGTGCTCGGCGTTCGCCTGACCGAGCTCTCGCCCCGCATCGCCGGCTGGTCCCCAACCCTGCCGTCATCGTGGAGCCGACGACTCCGGTTGCAGGACAAGGCCGAACGCGGCTACTCCGATCTGCGGACGGCACTCCTCGGAACCGCGACCTTCTTCCTCCCGTGCGGCTTCACCCAGGCCGCGCAGATCTTCGCCCTGTCCACCGGGTCGCCCGCGTACGCGGCCGCGGTCATGGGCACGTTCGCCCTGGGCACCGCACCCGGTCTGCTGACCCTGGGCGGGCTGCCGGAGCTGCTGCCTGCAGGGAGGCGCGTCCCGGTGCTGCGCGGGTTGGGCGTGCTCGTCCTGCTCTTCGCGTTCCTGAACGCGGCCGCGGGGTTGCGCCTCGCCGGCATCGACCCGCTGCACCCCTTCGGCGATCCTGCCGTGGCCGGCGCCACCACCGTGACGTCGAACGTCGAGGTCACACCGACCCAGCAGGTGCTCCATACCCAGCAGGTGACCGACGGCTACCTGCCGGTGCAGTCGGTGGTCTACGCCGGTCTCCCGATCCGCTGGGTGGTGGACTCGTACGATCCGCAGTCGTGCGCCATCGCGCTGCGGTCGCCCGCGCTCGGCGTCTCCGTCAACCTGGTCAAGGGTCCCAACGTGATCGAGCTGCCCGCCCTGGAGCCGGGACGCGTCGCCTTCAGCTGTTCCATGGGCATGTACGGCGGCTACATCACGGTCATCCCGCGACCAGAGGCCTGA
- a CDS encoding copper chaperone PCu(A)C, whose protein sequence is MSVHHRRSAPKRRAAIVAGAALVAAVGLAGCSSGDASSGSSAAAGPITVTDAYINEPTLPERTGAFALVSNSSDAEVSLTGASVPSDAASEAQLHETTMVDGAMEMSQVASIPVPAGGTLQLKSGGYHMMLINPTLTVGQTVPITLTFSDGTSVTVDATVKAPEPVPTMSDDMSDDMSSEGMESEGMESEGMESDGMESEDMESASM, encoded by the coding sequence GTGTCAGTTCACCACCGCAGGTCGGCGCCGAAGCGCCGCGCGGCCATCGTCGCCGGCGCCGCGCTCGTCGCGGCCGTCGGCCTGGCCGGCTGCTCGTCCGGCGACGCGTCGTCGGGCAGCAGCGCCGCGGCGGGACCCATCACGGTCACCGACGCCTACATCAACGAGCCCACGCTCCCGGAGCGGACCGGGGCCTTCGCTCTCGTCTCCAACTCCTCCGACGCCGAGGTGTCGCTGACCGGGGCCAGCGTCCCGTCCGACGCCGCGTCGGAGGCCCAGCTGCACGAGACCACGATGGTCGACGGCGCGATGGAGATGTCCCAGGTCGCCAGCATCCCGGTCCCGGCCGGCGGCACGCTGCAGCTGAAGTCCGGCGGCTACCACATGATGCTCATCAACCCCACGCTCACGGTCGGCCAGACCGTCCCGATCACGCTCACCTTCAGCGACGGCACGTCGGTGACGGTGGACGCGACGGTCAAGGCGCCCGAGCCGGTCCCGACGATGTCGGACGACATGAGCGACGACATGAGCTCGGAGGGGATGGAGTCCGAGGGCATGGAGTCCGAGGGCATGGAGTCGGACGGCATGGAGTCCGAGGACATGGAGTCCGCCTCCATGTGA
- a CDS encoding heavy metal translocating P-type ATPase — MSIDTGADSQRVDLAVIGMTCSSCANRIERKLNKMDGVTATVNYATETASVQFAPTVTLEDLLKTVHDTGYEALPPAPPEPETTDTDERSAAEIAGDREVEDLRTRFWGSLALATPVLLLSMIPPLQFTYWQWLCFALASPVVFWGAWPFHRAAWLNLRHGTATMDTLISMGCLAAYLWSAWALFFGGAGVPFYSMEESLLPSFDRVETGMPDIYLEVAAAVPVFILAGRWFEARAKRRSGAALRALLHLGAKDVAVLRGGVETRIPVSQLLVGDRFVVRPGERIATDGVVVEGTSAVDESLLTGESVPIEVQPGSDVTGATVNADGRLVVEATRIGDDTRLAQIARLVAQAQSGKAPVQRLADRISAVFVPIVLLIALATLLVWLWIGR; from the coding sequence GTGAGCATCGACACCGGGGCGGACAGCCAGCGCGTGGACCTGGCGGTCATCGGGATGACCTGCTCCTCGTGCGCCAACCGGATCGAGCGCAAGCTCAACAAGATGGACGGCGTCACGGCCACGGTGAACTACGCGACCGAGACCGCGTCGGTGCAGTTCGCGCCGACCGTCACGCTGGAAGACCTGCTCAAGACCGTCCACGACACCGGGTACGAGGCGCTGCCCCCCGCTCCGCCGGAGCCCGAGACGACCGACACGGACGAGCGCTCGGCCGCGGAGATCGCAGGCGACCGCGAGGTGGAGGACCTGCGGACCCGGTTCTGGGGCTCGCTGGCGCTCGCCACACCCGTGTTGCTGCTATCGATGATCCCGCCCCTGCAGTTCACCTACTGGCAGTGGCTGTGCTTCGCCCTCGCCAGCCCGGTGGTGTTCTGGGGCGCGTGGCCGTTCCACCGAGCCGCATGGCTGAACCTGCGGCACGGGACCGCGACCATGGACACGCTCATCAGCATGGGCTGCCTGGCCGCGTACCTGTGGAGCGCGTGGGCGCTCTTCTTCGGCGGCGCCGGAGTTCCCTTCTACAGCATGGAAGAGTCGCTGCTGCCGTCGTTCGACCGGGTCGAGACCGGGATGCCGGACATCTACCTGGAGGTCGCGGCGGCAGTACCGGTGTTCATCCTGGCCGGCCGGTGGTTCGAGGCCCGCGCCAAGCGCCGGTCAGGGGCGGCGCTTCGCGCCCTGCTGCACCTCGGCGCCAAGGACGTCGCCGTGCTGCGTGGCGGGGTCGAGACCCGGATCCCGGTGTCGCAGCTGTTGGTGGGCGACCGGTTCGTGGTCCGCCCCGGGGAGCGGATCGCCACCGACGGGGTCGTGGTCGAGGGGACCAGCGCGGTTGACGAGTCGCTGCTGACCGGCGAGTCCGTGCCCATCGAGGTCCAGCCCGGCAGCGACGTCACTGGCGCCACGGTCAACGCCGACGGGCGCCTGGTGGTGGAGGCGACGCGGATCGGCGACGACACCCGGCTCGCGCAGATCGCCCGGCTGGTGGCGCAGGCGCAGTCGGGCAAGGCGCCGGTGCAGCGGCTGGCCGACCGGATCTCCGCCGTGTTCGTGCCGATCGTGCTGCTGATCGCGCTGGCCACCCTGCTCGTGTGGCTGTGGATCGGCCGCTGA
- a CDS encoding heavy metal translocating P-type ATPase, with product MLVILLGTFVLSIALAAPVRADDAAGVTEVQIDPQDPEAPPGAEIPFRLTYLNGNGDSVPLARNEYAIVETDDQASLLRNGTEILPRIRLTSADPQEVYLTVAGTAPTFRLGVAVYRNGVVVATDVTTVTAEGVTRAAEDLVQGMSSMGEGALGPQFTNVSGVQAAFTAAVAVLIIACPCALGLATPTALLVGTGRGAQMGVLIRGPEVLENTRRIDTVVLDKTGTVTTGRMELAAVAGDGASEDEVLARAGAVEHASEHPVARAVAAAAADRTGDLSPVAEFRNERGLGVRGLVVGEETVVGRPSWVAQSLGLPAADAAWLAGFVDEWESRGATVVAVGWGGAVRGALAVADAVRPTSRQAVAQFRKMGIEPVLLTGDNARTARAVADDIGITEVIAEVLPSDKVDVVRRLQADGRAVAMVGDGVNDAAALVQADLGIAMGSGSDVAVEASDLTLVRTDLMAAIDAIRLSRKTLRTIYGNLFWAFAYNVLMIPLAAVGLLNPLLAGAAMAFSSVFVVANSLRLRRFRSITATTGAAGGGAKPRSREPASV from the coding sequence GTGCTCGTCATCCTTCTCGGCACGTTCGTGCTCTCGATCGCGCTCGCCGCTCCGGTGCGGGCCGACGACGCCGCCGGGGTGACCGAGGTTCAGATCGACCCGCAGGACCCAGAAGCACCGCCCGGCGCAGAGATTCCCTTCCGCCTCACCTACCTCAACGGCAACGGTGACTCAGTGCCACTGGCACGCAACGAGTACGCGATCGTCGAGACGGACGACCAGGCCTCGTTGCTCCGCAACGGCACGGAGATACTTCCTCGAATCCGACTGACGTCCGCGGACCCGCAGGAGGTCTACCTCACCGTCGCCGGCACCGCGCCCACCTTCCGGCTCGGCGTGGCGGTGTACCGCAACGGGGTGGTCGTCGCGACAGACGTCACGACGGTGACCGCGGAAGGGGTGACGCGAGCCGCCGAGGACCTCGTCCAGGGCATGTCCAGCATGGGGGAGGGCGCTCTCGGGCCGCAGTTCACCAACGTCTCCGGTGTCCAGGCGGCTTTCACCGCGGCGGTCGCCGTCCTGATCATCGCGTGCCCCTGCGCCCTCGGACTCGCGACGCCGACGGCACTGCTCGTCGGCACCGGCCGCGGCGCGCAGATGGGCGTGCTGATCCGCGGCCCCGAGGTGCTGGAGAACACCCGCCGCATCGACACCGTCGTGCTGGACAAGACCGGCACCGTGACCACCGGCCGGATGGAGCTGGCCGCGGTGGCGGGTGACGGCGCCAGCGAGGACGAGGTGCTCGCGCGCGCCGGCGCCGTCGAGCACGCCAGCGAGCACCCGGTGGCCCGCGCAGTGGCGGCGGCAGCGGCCGACCGGACCGGCGACCTGAGCCCGGTGGCGGAGTTCCGCAACGAGCGCGGCCTCGGGGTTCGCGGCCTCGTCGTGGGGGAGGAGACGGTCGTGGGCCGGCCGTCGTGGGTGGCCCAGAGCCTCGGACTCCCGGCCGCGGACGCCGCCTGGCTGGCCGGTTTCGTGGACGAGTGGGAGTCCCGCGGCGCGACCGTCGTCGCGGTCGGCTGGGGCGGCGCGGTCCGCGGGGCGCTGGCGGTCGCCGACGCAGTACGCCCCACCAGCCGTCAGGCCGTCGCCCAGTTCCGCAAGATGGGCATCGAACCGGTCCTCCTCACCGGCGACAACGCCCGCACCGCCCGCGCCGTCGCCGACGACATCGGCATCACCGAGGTCATCGCCGAGGTCCTCCCCAGCGACAAGGTCGACGTCGTACGCCGCCTGCAGGCCGACGGCCGCGCGGTGGCGATGGTCGGCGACGGCGTCAACGACGCTGCCGCGCTGGTGCAGGCCGACCTCGGCATCGCGATGGGATCCGGGTCCGACGTCGCGGTCGAGGCCAGCGACCTCACCCTCGTCCGTACCGACCTGATGGCCGCCATCGACGCGATCCGGCTGTCCCGCAAGACGCTGCGGACGATCTACGGAAACCTGTTCTGGGCGTTCGCCTACAACGTGCTGATGATCCCGCTCGCCGCGGTCGGGCTGCTCAACCCACTGCTCGCCGGCGCGGCGATGGCCTTCTCGTCCGTCTTCGTGGTGGCCAACAGCTTGCGGCTGAGGCGGTTCCGCTCCATCACCGCAACCACCGGGGCTGCCGGCGGCGGGGCCAAGCCGCGTAGCCGCGAGCCCGCGTCCGTCTGA